The following are encoded together in the Daucus carota subsp. sativus chromosome 5, DH1 v3.0, whole genome shotgun sequence genome:
- the LOC108221917 gene encoding NADP-dependent malic enzyme: protein MLLSSVLKVQALISIFLAVAILALQKLRSYEVLLHRYIAMMELQERNERLFYKIFIDNMEELLPVVYTPTVGDACQK, encoded by the exons ATGCTGCTCTCTTCAGTTCTCAAAGTCCAAGCCCTAATTAGTATTTTTCTTGCAGTTGCCATTCTTGCTCTTCAG AAACTGCGCAGTTATGAAGTTCTACTACATCGATATATAGCTATGATGGAACTACAG GAGAGGAACGAGAGGCTATTTTACAAGATTTTTATTGATAATATGGAGGAACTTCTCCCTGTTGTCTACACTCCAACTGTTGGCGATGCTTGCCAAAAATAA